CGGAGGTGCGTGCGCCCTGGGCTTCCCCTCCCCGCGCCGGTCGACCGCTGCGGGCACCGCGGCGACCGGGCACGACACTACCCGCGCCGTCCACGCTGCAGGGATCGGAGCCGTGGCGACGGCGGGGAGGACGCCCGGCGAGGCAGCGCGGGTCAGGCAACACCCCGGGACGGCGTGGCCCGCACCGGCATGATGGCAACGTGCGCAGCATCGCGCCGCGGGCCAGACCGCCGCCGCACCGACGCACGACACGATCCGCGGCGCCGGGGCAACGAGGAAAACGCCCAGGGCGAGCGCTAAGGCGGGAAGCCCTCGGCGGGACATCTCGCCGAAACTATCGGACTCCCTGGTCCCCCAGTCAACATCCCCCGGCGGTACGAGAGCTGATCGGCGGGATCGGCGTCAGCTCGCCGCCTTGATCGCCTGCACGAGGACGAACGCGACCGCCGAAGGCCTCATCGCGAAAATCCAGTGGATCAAGTACAAGGCGCGGGAACTCCGTAACCGGGAGAACTTCAAGACGGCGATTTACCTCCACTGCGGTTGGACCGCTACCGACACTGAAGCCCGAAGAGCCAGAAGTCCAGGCCTAGCGGCGGCCTAGCTAGCGGCGCGCCGGGAAGACCGCCGCCTGTGCCCGACTCGCTCCGGCTCCAGGTCCTTCTGACCGAAACAGCGGAACTGCTGTCACCGCGGCCGCGCCCTGTACCAGCGCGAAGATCCCGAGGGCCGCCGGGAAGCCGAAGCGAAGCGCTTCGCCGAAGATCAGGCTTCCGAGGCCGAAGCCGGTGAAGAGCAGGAACACGTTCAGACCCATCGCCTGCCCGCCGCGTCGCCCCCCGAGGGCCGTGACGATTCCCGCCAGAAGCGGCTGCGTCATGTCGTAGCCGAGAGAGAGCGCGGTCACGGCGACCGCGGTCAGCACGAGCGGCACGTCGGGCACGAGGGCCGCCGCGGCGACGCCCCCGATGGCGAGGCCGCTCGGGACGAGCCAGCGGCGACCCCAGCGGTCGGCAGCTCGCCCGATGAACGGCCCGAACACGAAGCCCGGGACACCGTACCCGAGAAGGGCGAGACCGATCCCCACCTCGCCGAGACCGTAGCGCTGCGAGAAGTAGACGCCCAGCCAGGTGAAGACGCCGGAGTGGAAGATCGCGTTCACGAAGACGTAGGTGTAAGTGCGCCGCCCGCGCCAGGACGAGAGGAGCGCGCCGTAGGCGGTGAGGACGGTAGACAGGCTCTCCGGGGTACGGGTTTGTGGGGCGTCGCCCAGCAAGTGCCGGTACGGAAGCAGCAGGGTCAGCACGCACGCGCCGACGGCGCTGGTCCCGAGGAATACGCCCCGCCACCCGATGAGCGGCTCGACGAGGGCGCCGAAGGTCGACCCGAACGCCATCCCGCCAGCCATGGCGCCGAACAACCACCCGAGAGGGCGACCACGCTGCTCGAAGGGGAAGAGTTCGCCCATGAGGGCGAGCGCGAGTGGCACGTCGCCGCTGGCGCCGATTCCCGTCAGCGGGCGCCAGGAGATGAGCTGCGAAGCCGACTGCGCGGTGGCGGTGGCCGCGGTGAGGAGGATGAACGCGAGGAGCGATGCCAGCATGATGCGCCGGCGGCCGATCCGATCCGAAAGCAGGCCGTAGAAGAGGATCGA
Above is a window of Deltaproteobacteria bacterium DNA encoding:
- a CDS encoding MFS transporter, whose product is MRSAGPASAHSPRSGLAAVPSEAVALLDARERLLRVLAAATFLIFFQAYMVAPLIPRLSAVFHISAQTIGLIVPAYMVPYGVSILFYGLLSDRIGRRRIMLASLLAFILLTAATATAQSASQLISWRPLTGIGASGDVPLALALMGELFPFEQRGRPLGWLFGAMAGGMAFGSTFGALVEPLIGWRGVFLGTSAVGACVLTLLLPYRHLLGDAPQTRTPESLSTVLTAYGALLSSWRGRRTYTYVFVNAIFHSGVFTWLGVYFSQRYGLGEVGIGLALLGYGVPGFVFGPFIGRAADRWGRRWLVPSGLAIGGVAAAALVPDVPLVLTAVAVTALSLGYDMTQPLLAGIVTALGGRRGGQAMGLNVFLLFTGFGLGSLIFGEALRFGFPAALGIFALVQGAAAVTAVPLFRSEGPGAGASRAQAAVFPARR